Proteins found in one Triticum urartu cultivar G1812 chromosome 4, Tu2.1, whole genome shotgun sequence genomic segment:
- the LOC125550557 gene encoding UPF0481 protein At3g47200-like: MEKAPSIGSSSWVMEMERTIGDIDPAVEMARWKRHSIYLVPERIKNLHNTKAYRPELVSLGPFHHGEPDLLPMEEHKRRAVVHLVKRSGRPLREFVNAVAEVTQQLQEAYKDLGAEWRGDDNRQRFVELMLTDGCFLLEAMRMDALRGKVQGDYAPNDPVFSQYGYLYLWLYIQSDMVVMENQLPLLLLHRLFLVLDHDKYQDAREIRKLVLDSLCPWRRHVVDINPLGLHPLDILHQSLTHDDHQDRKGSKAYVMPSAMEIYEAGIHFKVSDTDSLLDVHFEHGVLSMPAVRVNEGTEKRFLNLMAFERLHPSAGNAVTAYVIFMDNMISSAKDVALLRSKMIIESGLGSDEEVAKLLNNTLNKGGVMSPSSRLHDVQRQVNAHCRKRWNRWRANFIQTYLRNPWVFISLVATVILLVATLLQTFYTVAPFYKLIS, translated from the exons ATGGAGAAGGCGCCGTCCATCGGCTCCAGCAGCTGGGTGATGGAGATGGAGAGGACGATCGGCGACATCGACCCGGCGGTGGAGATGGCGCGCTGGAAGCGGCACTCCATCTACCTCGTCCCCGAGCGCATCAAGAACCTGCACAACACCAAGGCGTACCGGCCGGAGCTCGTCTCCCTCGGCCCCTTTCACCACGGCGAGCCCGACCTGCTCCCCATGGAGGAGCACAAGCGCCGGGCCGTGGTGCACCTCGTCAAGCGCTCCGGGAGGCCGCTGCGGGAGTTCGTCAACGCCGTGGCCGAGGTCACGCAGCAGCTCCAGGAGGCGTACAAGGACCTCGGCGCCGAGTGGCGCGGGGACGATAACCGGCAGCGCTTCGTCGAGCTCATGCTCACCGACGGCTGCTTCCTGCTGGAGGCCATGAGGATGGACGCGCTGCGGGGGAAGGTGCAGGGCGACTACGCGCCCAACGACCCCGTCTTTAGCCAGTACGGTTACCTCTACTTGTGGCTGTATATCCAGTCCGACATGGTCGTCATGGAGAACCAGCTGCCACTGCTTCTTCTCCACAGGCTATTCCTTGTTCTCGACCATGACAAATATCAG GATGCTCGAGAGATAAGAAAGTTGGTGCTTGATTCCCTTTGTCCTTGGCGCCGACATGTGGTTGATATAAACCCCCTCGGGCTCCATCCCCTCGACATCTTACACCAAAGCCTTACCCATGACGACCACCAAGATCGCAAAGGTTCGAAGGCGTATGTCATGCCCTCCGCGATGGAGATCTATGAAGCAGGAATCCATTTCAAGGTGAGCGACACCGACAGCCTCCTCGACGTCCACTTCGAGCATGGCGTGCTAAGCATGCCGGCGGTTAGGGTCAACGAAGGCACCGAGAAGAGGTTCCTCAATCTAATGGCATTCGAACGGCTCCACCCTTCTGCTGGCAATGCCGTGACGGCCTACGTAATCTTCATGGACAACATGATTAGCTCGGCCAAGGATGTCGCCCTGCTCAGATCTAAGATGATTATCGAGAGTGGGTTGGGCAGCGATGAAGAGGTCGCTAAGCTCCTAAACAACACGCTAAACAAGGGAGGAGTGATGAGCCCTTCTAGTAGGCTCCACGATGTGCAGCGACAGGTGAATGCCCACTGCAGGAAGAGATGGAACAGGTGGCGAGCTAACTTCATACAAACCTACTTGAGAAACCCTTGGGTGTTCATTTCCCTCGTCGCCACCGTTATTCTACTAGTTGCCACACTTTTGCAGACCTTCTATACGGTTGCACCCTTTTACAAGCTAATATCCTAG